In a single window of the Leptospira wolffii serovar Khorat str. Khorat-H2 genome:
- a CDS encoding alanine racemase, with amino-acid sequence MYRARSKSRIYWVLFLLLAILVLQKPGDNGAPYSEYFRNLNEELKRKGPGKPVVLLDLDRLDSNLNLLKERIQAPLHYRVVVKSLPSLDLLRYIVRSTGSDRLMVFHSGDIIMLLNDPEFKKFDILLGKPMPISALQDIFSRIPREDFQKVRWLLDTPERIRQYSEFAKEKNIKLSLALEIDIGLHRGGFPDPEESGKGLKLIQENSKNLMLSGYMGYEPHVASVPVIFGDKITAMEKSLQESLERYKAFVVFGKSSYPDLFGSDLVFNGGGSKTYKFYRKNSGIVNDVSLGSALVKPTDFDVESLDEHNPAVYIAAPVLKKLKGTTIPFLESVSFLFPLWDPNREATYFTYGGAFLAKKESPKGLEDNSLFGASTNQGILNGSEKTALEPDDYVFYRPTQSEKVMAEMGEIRLLRGGKLSGVWKTFVN; translated from the coding sequence ATGTATAGAGCCAGGTCTAAAAGCAGGATTTATTGGGTTCTCTTTCTTCTTCTCGCTATTTTGGTCCTACAAAAACCGGGGGACAACGGCGCACCTTATTCAGAATACTTCCGGAATTTGAACGAAGAGCTGAAGCGGAAAGGCCCGGGTAAACCGGTCGTACTTTTAGATCTGGATAGATTGGATTCCAATCTGAATCTATTGAAGGAAAGAATCCAAGCCCCTTTGCATTACCGGGTCGTGGTGAAATCTCTTCCTTCCCTAGATCTTTTAAGATATATAGTTAGATCTACCGGCTCGGATCGTTTGATGGTATTCCATTCCGGAGATATCATAATGCTTTTGAACGATCCTGAGTTCAAAAAATTCGATATTCTTTTGGGAAAACCCATGCCTATCAGCGCCTTGCAGGATATATTCTCCCGGATCCCCCGGGAAGATTTCCAAAAGGTTCGTTGGCTTTTGGATACTCCGGAGCGTATCCGGCAGTATTCCGAATTCGCCAAGGAGAAGAATATCAAACTCAGTCTTGCATTGGAAATCGATATAGGATTACATAGGGGAGGGTTTCCCGATCCGGAGGAATCGGGTAAAGGCCTGAAGCTCATACAAGAAAATTCTAAAAATTTAATGTTATCCGGTTATATGGGATATGAGCCTCATGTCGCCTCCGTTCCCGTGATTTTCGGGGACAAGATTACGGCCATGGAGAAATCCTTACAAGAATCCTTGGAAAGATATAAAGCCTTTGTGGTGTTCGGAAAATCCTCTTATCCCGATCTATTCGGTTCGGATTTGGTGTTCAATGGGGGAGGGAGTAAAACCTACAAATTCTACAGAAAGAATTCCGGAATCGTAAACGACGTATCTCTGGGGTCCGCCCTGGTCAAACCCACGGATTTCGACGTGGAGAGTTTGGACGAGCATAATCCGGCCGTATATATCGCCGCGCCCGTATTAAAAAAATTGAAAGGAACCACCATCCCGTTTCTGGAATCCGTTTCTTTTCTTTTTCCTCTCTGGGATCCGAACCGTGAAGCGACTTATTTCACTTACGGCGGTGCCTTCTTGGCTAAGAAAGAATCCCCTAAGGGTTTAGAGGATAATTCTTTGTTCGGAGCGAGCACTAACCAAGGAATCTTAAACGGTTCCGAAAAAACAGCGTTAGAACCGGACGATTACGTTTTTTATAGGCCGACCCAGAGCGAAAAGGTCATGGCAGAGATGGGAGAAATCAGATTGCTCCGCGGAGGAAAACTTTCGGGCGTCTGGAAAACGTTCGTAAATTGA